A single genomic interval of Malania oleifera isolate guangnan ecotype guangnan chromosome 13, ASM2987363v1, whole genome shotgun sequence harbors:
- the LOC131146155 gene encoding E3 ubiquitin-protein ligase BOI-like isoform X1 — MHTVLSLDSLRRACSKIRKKRSGFGWIAERPLQNFYCTTFQHNQNMNMFGGDGSNPVFPVFLEENRLQYDANALPQLQLFGDFPVGCSVNPLNYMGNEHTGAMNRPIKRGREAESVSRQPKFHISLNNNLCQDEAGHSGSIMNPNAVSTGLRLSYEEDEHNSSVTTASESMTAALPVILSLGDNLKTEIDRQKEELDNYIQIQEENIMKGVRELKQRHTLSFLSAIEKGVSRKIREKELELENMNRKNKELTERVKQVTVEAQSWQYRAKYNESLVNVLQTNLKQVIAQGAAQVKEGCGDSEVDDAVSYSNANNQANLGASGNSLCMKAQMYCRACKGKEVSVLLLPCRHLCLCKDCEGFIDICPVCRVVKTASVQVYMS; from the exons ATGCATACTGTTCTGTCTCTGGACTCTTTACGAAGAGCCTGTTCCAAGATCAGGAAAAAGAGGAGTGGGTTTGGCTGGATAGCAGAACGGCCTCTGCAGAACTTCTATTGCACGACTTTTCAACACAACCAAAACAT GAATATGTTTGGAGGTGATGGCAGCAATCCTGTGTTTCCCGTTTTCCTGGAGGAAAATCGGCTGCAGTATGATGCTAATGCATTGCCTCAGCTGCAGTTATTTGGAGATT TCCCAGTTGGGTGTAGTGTCAATCCCTTGAACTACATGGGAAATGAACACACGGGTGCCATGAACCGGCCAATCAAAAGAGGCAGGGAGGCAGAATCTGTCTCCCGGCAGCCAAAGTTCCACATATCTCTGAATAATAACCTTTGTCAAGATGAAGCTGGTCATTCTGGGAGCATTATGAATCCAAATGCTGTATCAACCGGCCTAAGGCTTTCATATGAGGAAGATGAACACAATTCTTCCGTTACCACTGCAAGTGAAAGCATGACAGCTGCTCTCCCAGTTATTCTGTCCCTTGGAGATAATCTTAAGACTGAGATTGATAGGCAGAAAGAAGAACTGGATAATTATATTCAAATTCAG GAAGAAAACATCATGAAGGGTGTAAGGGAACTGAAGCAGAGACACACACTTTCATTCCTGAGTGCCATAGAAAAGGGAGTCAGCAGGAAGATACGGGAGAAAGAACTGGAATTAGAGAACATGAACCGCAAGAACAAGGAACTAACTGAGAGGGTAAAGCAGGTCACCGTGGAAGCTCAGTCATGGCAGTACCGAGCAAAGTATAACGAGTCACTTGTTAATGTCTTGCAGACCAATCTCAAGCAAGTGATTGCACAAGGCGCTGCGCAAGTAAAGGAAGGCTGTGGGGACAGTGAAGTAGATGATGCAGTCTCGTACAGTAACGCAAACAATCAGGCCAATTTGGGTGCTTCTGGGAATTCTCTCTGCATGAAGGCACAAATGTATTGCAGAGCTTGTAAGGGGAAGGAGGTCAGTGTGTTGTTATTGCCTTGTAGACACTTGTGCCTGTGTAAGGATTGTGAAGGGTTCATTGACAtctgccctgtctgtagggttGTGAAGACTGCAAGTGTTCAAGTATACATGTCTTAA
- the LOC131146155 gene encoding E3 ubiquitin-protein ligase BOI-like isoform X2 has protein sequence MHTVLSLDSLRRACSKIRKKRSGFGWIAERPLQNFYCTTFQHNQNMNMFGGDGSNPVFPVFLEENRLQYDANALPQLQLFGDFPVGCSVNPLNYMGNEHTGAMNRPIKRGREAESVSRQPKFHISLNNNLCQDEAGHSGSIMNPNAVSTGLRLSYEEDEHNSSVTTASESMTAALPVILSLGDNLKTEIDRQKEELDNYIQIQEENIMKGVRELKQRHTLSFLSAIEKGVSRKIREKELELENMNRKNKELTERTNLKQVIAQGAAQVKEGCGDSEVDDAVSYSNANNQANLGASGNSLCMKAQMYCRACKGKEVSVLLLPCRHLCLCKDCEGFIDICPVCRVVKTASVQVYMS, from the exons ATGCATACTGTTCTGTCTCTGGACTCTTTACGAAGAGCCTGTTCCAAGATCAGGAAAAAGAGGAGTGGGTTTGGCTGGATAGCAGAACGGCCTCTGCAGAACTTCTATTGCACGACTTTTCAACACAACCAAAACAT GAATATGTTTGGAGGTGATGGCAGCAATCCTGTGTTTCCCGTTTTCCTGGAGGAAAATCGGCTGCAGTATGATGCTAATGCATTGCCTCAGCTGCAGTTATTTGGAGATT TCCCAGTTGGGTGTAGTGTCAATCCCTTGAACTACATGGGAAATGAACACACGGGTGCCATGAACCGGCCAATCAAAAGAGGCAGGGAGGCAGAATCTGTCTCCCGGCAGCCAAAGTTCCACATATCTCTGAATAATAACCTTTGTCAAGATGAAGCTGGTCATTCTGGGAGCATTATGAATCCAAATGCTGTATCAACCGGCCTAAGGCTTTCATATGAGGAAGATGAACACAATTCTTCCGTTACCACTGCAAGTGAAAGCATGACAGCTGCTCTCCCAGTTATTCTGTCCCTTGGAGATAATCTTAAGACTGAGATTGATAGGCAGAAAGAAGAACTGGATAATTATATTCAAATTCAG GAAGAAAACATCATGAAGGGTGTAAGGGAACTGAAGCAGAGACACACACTTTCATTCCTGAGTGCCATAGAAAAGGGAGTCAGCAGGAAGATACGGGAGAAAGAACTGGAATTAGAGAACATGAACCGCAAGAACAAGGAACTAACTGAGAGG ACCAATCTCAAGCAAGTGATTGCACAAGGCGCTGCGCAAGTAAAGGAAGGCTGTGGGGACAGTGAAGTAGATGATGCAGTCTCGTACAGTAACGCAAACAATCAGGCCAATTTGGGTGCTTCTGGGAATTCTCTCTGCATGAAGGCACAAATGTATTGCAGAGCTTGTAAGGGGAAGGAGGTCAGTGTGTTGTTATTGCCTTGTAGACACTTGTGCCTGTGTAAGGATTGTGAAGGGTTCATTGACAtctgccctgtctgtagggttGTGAAGACTGCAAGTGTTCAAGTATACATGTCTTAA